One window of Cryptobacterium curtum DSM 15641 genomic DNA carries:
- a CDS encoding glutaredoxin family protein, whose protein sequence is MVSSDSLLLYVLPGCPFCARVDRFLDDQGIKIEHRSVREPENADELKAIGGKVQSPCLVIDGKALYESKDIIEFLKREVVGA, encoded by the coding sequence ATGGTTTCCTCAGATTCCTTACTGCTGTATGTACTGCCCGGCTGCCCTTTCTGCGCACGGGTTGATCGTTTTCTTGACGACCAGGGCATCAAAATTGAACACCGTAGTGTGCGCGAGCCAGAAAATGCCGACGAACTCAAAGCCATCGGCGGCAAAGTACAGTCCCCTTGCCTGGTCATTGACGGTAAAGCACTGTACGAATCGAAGGACATCATTGAATTTCTGAAACGCGAAGTTGTCGGCGCATAA
- the rdgB gene encoding RdgB/HAM1 family non-canonical purine NTP pyrophosphatase: MKTVVIASNNAHKVSEIADALNFEGWEFKTLQQAGIESDPEENAQTFLENARIKARAAHEAWGGAVLADDSGLEVDALGGNPGVFSARYAGLHGDDEANNAKLLAELSDVPQSSRTARFVCTLVFIDEDGSETTARGTVEGIIGFEARGTEGFGYDPLFIPDVLGGVKTLAEVTQQEKSAVSHRGNALRELKKKLLNA; encoded by the coding sequence ATGAAAACGGTAGTTATCGCCAGCAACAACGCCCATAAAGTATCTGAAATAGCAGACGCACTTAATTTTGAGGGGTGGGAATTTAAGACGCTCCAACAGGCTGGTATCGAATCCGACCCGGAAGAAAACGCCCAGACCTTTTTAGAAAACGCGCGGATTAAAGCACGGGCAGCGCATGAAGCATGGGGCGGAGCAGTGTTGGCGGACGACTCGGGTCTTGAAGTTGACGCGCTCGGTGGCAATCCAGGCGTTTTTTCTGCTCGCTATGCAGGTCTTCATGGCGACGATGAAGCCAATAACGCGAAACTGCTTGCCGAGCTTTCTGATGTTCCACAGTCATCACGAACAGCGCGTTTTGTTTGCACGCTTGTCTTTATTGATGAGGACGGAAGCGAAACAACCGCACGCGGTACCGTTGAGGGTATTATTGGCTTTGAAGCGCGTGGCACCGAAGGGTTTGGTTACGACCCGCTGTTCATTCCCGATGTTCTCGGTGGCGTTAAAACGCTTGCTGAAGTAACGCAGCAGGAAAAAAGCGCGGTTTCTCATCGAGGAAATGCGTTACGTGAACTCAAAAAGAAACTTCTTAACGCTTAA
- a CDS encoding TetR/AcrR family transcriptional regulator: protein MARPRNDKLKEAIRREAWHLFATTGYHATSYTAMAEACGIKRPLVQYHFPKKEALAAQFLSNELKRTQEAWGFSDIDLSNSLDKIYAVGAAFYGSFCVPGGRSTFLCDILESRMLTDRVIPFNGSWIASHVAVASGGASNVAALCPPSDEIIVPFGGFHEALYVHLDGGEPYDVAEGLAPVVRAIAKQLGYPLTQLHQLNPEESFGTFNLSATLHRMQEESSASFSA from the coding sequence ATGGCACGACCCCGTAATGACAAACTGAAAGAAGCTATCCGCCGCGAAGCATGGCACTTATTTGCAACGACTGGATATCATGCGACATCCTATACGGCGATGGCTGAGGCATGTGGTATTAAGCGCCCGCTTGTGCAGTATCACTTTCCGAAGAAGGAAGCTCTTGCGGCGCAATTTTTATCAAACGAACTCAAGCGCACTCAAGAAGCATGGGGCTTTTCTGATATTGATCTTTCAAACAGTCTCGATAAGATCTATGCCGTCGGTGCGGCATTCTATGGATCATTCTGTGTTCCGGGCGGCCGATCGACTTTTCTGTGCGACATCCTTGAAAGTCGCATGCTTACCGATCGAGTTATTCCGTTTAATGGGTCGTGGATTGCTTCTCATGTTGCGGTTGCATCGGGCGGGGCAAGCAATGTAGCGGCGCTCTGTCCGCCTTCCGATGAGATTATTGTTCCCTTTGGCGGCTTTCATGAAGCGTTGTATGTCCATTTGGACGGAGGGGAACCATACGATGTAGCCGAGGGTCTTGCTCCCGTTGTGAGAGCTATTGCCAAGCAGCTTGGGTACCCTTTGACGCAGCTACATCAGCTCAATCCTGAAGAGAGCTTTGGTACCTTCAATCTTTCTGCGACGTTGCACCGCATGCAGGAAGAATCGAGCGCAAGTTTTTCTGCATGA
- a CDS encoding FAD-dependent oxidoreductase yields MSNTNLSRRDLFKFSGIAAAGLAGAAALSGCASPKSASEKTADKTTSNWRNKPEAITNISETVECDLIVVGAGNGGLVGAMTAQEAGFDVIVLEKSGAIAQAREAIGTIGSRHSQGHEPDIPTLMNHAKTTQSGDVNMALYRTWAEKSGEFMDWLEDIETPAGMTFPFEYHSPADPHAYYPAICTNPVMGEFNPQGPNMGAYAHLEVLRDLFLAAGGRIDFTTPARQLVQDASGKVTGVIAQNKEKYLQYNAKHGVILCTGGYGANKDMVQELCPASLNYCTSTAATTEEGDGIRMALWAGGVLEKGAGAMVWNRSVVDDSEEVGPEKAQPLFLPASQPFLRVNVHGERFMNEDSTYPEIYAQGTRQPRGFSWQVFDGTYWEDIQRFDTGGCSRLTPAPDGSAFNADVYNCEALSKEHLDSTWMQPMLDAGILKKCNTIDELAETMFPEKEDRTTFLATIERYNSLQATGDIDYGKAAFRYSTVEEAPFYAIRTAGNFLVTINGIITDTKSRALREDGSVIEGLYVCGNDQGGFYPHNYPSEFTGINAGRSATFARIAAKDACSIA; encoded by the coding sequence ATGTCAAATACTAATCTCAGTCGTCGCGATCTGTTTAAATTCAGCGGTATCGCCGCTGCGGGTCTTGCCGGAGCTGCTGCTCTCTCTGGTTGCGCAAGTCCGAAAAGTGCCAGCGAAAAAACAGCGGACAAAACTACATCAAACTGGCGCAACAAACCGGAAGCTATTACCAATATTTCCGAAACCGTGGAATGCGACCTTATTGTCGTCGGTGCAGGCAACGGTGGGCTCGTTGGCGCAATGACCGCACAGGAAGCTGGATTCGATGTAATTGTGCTTGAAAAATCTGGTGCGATCGCGCAGGCGCGCGAGGCTATCGGCACTATCGGTTCACGTCATTCTCAGGGACATGAACCAGACATCCCCACCCTAATGAATCACGCTAAAACCACGCAGAGCGGCGATGTTAACATGGCGCTGTATCGTACCTGGGCAGAAAAGTCAGGTGAATTCATGGACTGGCTCGAAGATATTGAAACTCCTGCCGGCATGACCTTCCCCTTTGAATACCATTCCCCCGCCGACCCCCATGCCTATTACCCCGCTATCTGCACAAATCCTGTTATGGGTGAATTTAATCCTCAGGGACCCAATATGGGTGCGTACGCCCATCTCGAAGTGCTCCGCGATCTGTTCTTGGCAGCTGGTGGGCGCATTGACTTCACCACACCAGCACGGCAGTTGGTGCAGGATGCTAGCGGCAAGGTAACTGGTGTTATCGCCCAGAACAAAGAAAAGTACCTACAGTACAATGCTAAACACGGTGTCATCCTGTGCACCGGTGGCTATGGTGCGAACAAAGATATGGTTCAGGAGCTCTGCCCCGCCTCGCTGAATTACTGCACAAGCACCGCAGCTACCACCGAAGAAGGCGACGGCATTCGTATGGCACTGTGGGCAGGCGGCGTACTTGAAAAGGGCGCTGGCGCTATGGTGTGGAATCGGAGCGTCGTCGATGACAGCGAAGAAGTTGGCCCTGAAAAGGCACAGCCGCTCTTTCTGCCGGCAAGCCAACCATTCTTGCGCGTAAATGTGCATGGTGAGCGCTTTATGAACGAAGACTCAACCTATCCGGAAATCTATGCACAGGGCACCCGTCAGCCACGCGGATTTAGCTGGCAGGTGTTTGACGGCACCTACTGGGAAGATATCCAACGCTTCGACACAGGCGGGTGCAGTCGCCTGACGCCCGCACCTGATGGCAGTGCTTTTAATGCGGATGTATATAACTGTGAAGCTCTCAGTAAAGAGCACTTGGATTCAACCTGGATGCAACCAATGCTTGATGCCGGCATTCTCAAAAAGTGCAACACGATCGATGAACTAGCTGAAACCATGTTCCCCGAAAAGGAAGATCGTACGACCTTCCTAGCAACTATTGAGCGCTACAATTCCCTGCAAGCCACGGGCGATATCGATTACGGTAAAGCAGCATTTCGCTACAGTACCGTTGAAGAGGCTCCGTTCTACGCCATTCGTACCGCCGGCAACTTCCTGGTAACTATCAACGGCATTATTACTGACACAAAAAGCCGCGCCCTGCGTGAAGATGGCAGTGTAATTGAGGGTTTGTATGTCTGCGGTAACGACCAAGGTGGCTTCTACCCGCACAACTATCCCAGCGAGTTTACGGGTATTAACGCAGGGCGAAGCGCAACCTTTGCTCGCATCGCTGCCAAGGACGCGTGCTCAATCGCCTAA
- a CDS encoding endonuclease/exonuclease/phosphatase family protein: MTATTIAKRVGLVIAVLIAILILIVGGYVIYLEATYSRIADNVDAPVANNPETSLETDHTYTAVTYNIGFGAYTPDYTFFMDEGIMDDGTQTTGTQSRAVSKQSVEDCTAGSIAILKRLNPDFALIQEVDTDSDRSFHVNQKQSFIEAFPSDGSSFVSDFHSAFLAYPLTEPHGAVESGLLTLSRAHISSAVRRSYPVDGSFPAKYFDLDRCFEVMRIPVQNGHDLVLINSHMSAYDKGGKIRAQQLALIGNIMKAEYDTGNYVICGGDWNHALAGSEDIYPSKQQVPPWVSILDDADLPTGFSIVKADNLSEVASCRGCDIPYEKGVTYTTTVDGFIISDNVQAYAENIDCGFTYSDHNPVKLTFELQEALQ; the protein is encoded by the coding sequence ATGACTGCTACAACTATCGCCAAGCGCGTCGGTTTGGTCATAGCTGTTCTTATTGCAATCCTGATACTTATTGTTGGAGGATATGTCATATACCTCGAGGCAACCTATTCCCGCATCGCTGATAACGTTGATGCACCCGTAGCAAACAACCCAGAAACCAGCCTTGAAACCGACCACACTTATACCGCTGTAACCTACAACATCGGCTTCGGTGCCTATACCCCTGATTACACCTTCTTTATGGATGAAGGGATCATGGATGATGGCACCCAGACAACCGGCACTCAATCCCGAGCAGTCAGCAAGCAAAGCGTGGAAGACTGCACTGCAGGCAGCATCGCAATCCTCAAACGTCTTAACCCCGATTTCGCCTTAATCCAAGAGGTTGATACCGATTCTGACCGTAGCTTTCATGTCAACCAGAAACAATCGTTTATCGAGGCCTTTCCTTCTGACGGATCTTCCTTCGTCTCCGACTTTCATAGCGCCTTTCTCGCTTACCCCTTAACCGAGCCTCATGGTGCTGTTGAATCGGGCCTTCTTACCCTTTCGCGCGCTCATATTTCCTCGGCGGTGCGGCGCAGCTATCCTGTTGATGGGTCGTTTCCCGCGAAGTACTTCGATCTCGATCGCTGCTTCGAGGTGATGCGCATACCCGTGCAAAATGGTCACGACCTCGTGCTTATCAACAGTCACATGTCAGCCTACGACAAAGGCGGAAAAATTCGCGCACAGCAGCTGGCTCTTATCGGCAACATTATGAAAGCGGAATATGATACCGGTAATTATGTGATCTGCGGAGGCGACTGGAACCATGCACTTGCTGGGAGTGAAGATATCTACCCCTCAAAGCAACAAGTTCCTCCCTGGGTATCCATACTCGACGATGCCGACCTCCCCACTGGTTTCAGTATTGTAAAAGCAGATAATCTTTCTGAAGTAGCAAGCTGTCGTGGTTGCGATATCCCCTATGAAAAGGGCGTTACCTATACCACCACCGTTGATGGTTTTATTATTTCTGACAACGTGCAAGCATACGCTGAAAATATCGACTGCGGGTTTACCTATAGCGATCATAACCCTGTAAAACTGACCTTCGAACTACAGGAAGCGCTCCAATAG
- a CDS encoding response regulator transcription factor has translation MKSGRISAGNAWRMPSFAQLGWGFLLAWVFCMFYTDIAATIVGAVDLQGQASLSVRGMHLLLPVGSTIVVLLALIVLEKRTGLVTSHKAFVIITALCASVASPLVHVPSSLGLDDGLSGVLFIIGAVCTGAGSAVLWVIWGDYYSRLSRDEIELFAPASALLASVGIVAVSAMSGVVGAVFVAALPLASCLCFYWAEHEDRQNSRNRSVDSFSTGSQSVHETAGSQLTEQPFRALRAMGRSGWGILAACFFVCVEGGFWSAGDVTSVQAVIVVSALVMAVVGLVSIAGPRRVSVSFAFRWLCPLLVAGFASISLFGEGLGSFLAYGASIAGRFAFCVITQMYFARFVASGQATATQSYGWGWIFVHVGDALGLICLLALGDGSFAGMVFPASQVASVCVILLVVVAMCMMGDERSVAYAFEDRLEVMHPVPLRNLAFASAKTASENGPTVASKESSAIAGEQVSTTAGEQKIVDVPIQDGSPQENTPQESFDEVIARLAAEFSLTPRETEVFSLLVRGRSVPYIRDELVISRDTAATHVKHIYAKAGVHSRQELIDLAIQ, from the coding sequence ATGAAATCAGGGCGTATTTCAGCAGGTAACGCATGGCGTATGCCATCATTTGCCCAGTTGGGATGGGGGTTTTTACTCGCCTGGGTATTCTGCATGTTCTACACCGATATCGCTGCGACAATTGTGGGAGCGGTGGACTTGCAGGGGCAGGCAAGCCTATCGGTGCGAGGCATGCACCTGTTGCTGCCGGTCGGTTCGACCATTGTTGTGTTGCTGGCATTGATTGTTTTGGAAAAACGCACTGGCCTAGTTACCTCTCACAAAGCGTTCGTGATTATTACCGCTCTATGTGCTTCAGTGGCATCACCGCTTGTCCACGTGCCGTCTTCGCTGGGGCTTGACGACGGTCTCAGCGGTGTTCTGTTTATTATTGGCGCAGTATGCACAGGTGCGGGGAGTGCGGTTCTGTGGGTTATCTGGGGCGATTACTATTCTCGGCTTTCCCGCGATGAAATTGAGTTGTTTGCTCCAGCCTCTGCCTTGCTTGCTTCGGTTGGTATCGTGGCCGTTTCAGCTATGAGTGGTGTGGTGGGTGCAGTGTTTGTGGCGGCGCTTCCGCTGGCATCGTGCTTGTGCTTCTACTGGGCGGAGCATGAAGATCGACAAAATAGTCGCAATCGTTCGGTCGATTCGTTTTCTACAGGCAGTCAGAGTGTTCACGAAACGGCGGGTAGTCAGCTGACTGAGCAGCCCTTCAGGGCCCTGCGCGCTATGGGGCGAAGTGGATGGGGCATTCTTGCGGCCTGCTTTTTTGTCTGCGTTGAAGGGGGCTTTTGGAGTGCTGGCGATGTGACGTCGGTGCAGGCGGTCATTGTGGTCAGCGCGCTTGTTATGGCAGTTGTTGGCTTGGTGTCTATTGCGGGGCCACGGAGAGTGTCGGTGTCATTTGCGTTTCGATGGCTTTGCCCCCTGCTGGTAGCTGGTTTTGCATCGATTTCCCTGTTTGGGGAAGGTTTAGGGTCGTTTCTTGCATATGGTGCTTCAATTGCCGGACGATTTGCCTTTTGCGTGATTACCCAGATGTACTTCGCGCGATTTGTGGCATCAGGTCAGGCTACCGCCACGCAATCGTACGGATGGGGTTGGATATTCGTTCATGTGGGCGATGCCCTCGGCCTTATCTGTTTGCTTGCGTTAGGTGACGGCTCCTTTGCTGGTATGGTATTTCCCGCTTCGCAGGTAGCATCGGTCTGCGTGATCCTTTTGGTTGTTGTGGCTATGTGTATGATGGGTGACGAGCGCAGTGTAGCCTATGCGTTTGAAGATCGCCTAGAAGTTATGCATCCTGTACCTCTGCGCAATCTTGCATTTGCATCTGCCAAGACGGCTTCGGAAAACGGACCGACAGTAGCTTCAAAAGAATCCTCAGCGATAGCGGGGGAGCAAGTGAGCACGACAGCGGGGGAACAGAAAATAGTGGATGTGCCGATTCAAGATGGATCCCCGCAAGAAAACACGCCACAAGAATCATTTGACGAGGTGATTGCACGTCTTGCCGCCGAGTTTTCACTGACACCGCGGGAAACAGAAGTGTTTTCCTTGCTTGTGCGCGGGCGATCGGTTCCCTACATTCGTGATGAACTGGTTATTTCACGCGATACGGCAGCTACCCATGTTAAGCATATTTACGCAAAAGCTGGTGTACATTCGCGGCAAGAATTAATCGATCTCGCCATACAGTAG
- a CDS encoding shikimate dehydrogenase family protein, whose translation MVEKSVSISGSTHMVCLLGKPTHHSLSPATHNLSFAQAGIDAVYLCFDIENDNLPEALATMRALDTWDGANLTMPAKQAVVPLLDELDEAAQLMGAVNVVSCRNGILKGYNTDGVGFMENVRKHGVKDKGAHMVLIGCGGAGSAILVQAALDGVSTIDVFVRLGGGSEDNARRLANPLHDRTGCSIAIHSLADVQTLQSCVAQADILVNSSSVGMGEASTETPVPADFLQSGMAVADVVYFPRETQLLKDARVCGCTTIGGLGMLIEQAAAGEKIWYGIEMDTDLIERELYR comes from the coding sequence ATGGTTGAGAAGTCGGTATCGATAAGTGGGTCAACTCATATGGTCTGTCTGCTGGGTAAACCAACCCATCACTCATTGTCTCCTGCGACACATAACCTTTCATTTGCGCAGGCTGGTATCGATGCTGTTTACTTGTGCTTCGATATCGAAAACGACAATCTTCCAGAAGCTCTTGCAACGATGCGCGCCCTTGATACCTGGGATGGCGCCAATCTGACAATGCCTGCGAAACAAGCAGTGGTTCCCTTACTTGATGAATTGGATGAAGCGGCGCAGCTTATGGGCGCGGTGAATGTTGTTTCGTGCCGGAATGGCATACTCAAGGGGTACAACACCGACGGCGTTGGCTTCATGGAAAACGTGCGTAAGCACGGCGTGAAGGATAAGGGCGCGCATATGGTTCTCATTGGTTGTGGAGGCGCCGGTTCTGCCATTCTTGTTCAGGCTGCTCTCGACGGCGTTTCAACAATTGATGTCTTCGTGCGCCTGGGCGGTGGAAGTGAAGACAATGCTCGTCGACTCGCGAACCCTCTCCATGATAGGACGGGCTGTTCAATAGCGATTCATTCCCTTGCCGATGTGCAAACGTTGCAATCGTGTGTGGCGCAGGCAGACATTCTGGTTAATTCCAGTTCGGTCGGTATGGGAGAAGCCTCAACGGAAACCCCGGTGCCCGCCGATTTTCTACAATCTGGTATGGCGGTGGCCGACGTCGTATATTTTCCTCGCGAAACGCAGCTGCTCAAAGATGCGCGAGTGTGTGGGTGCACGACTATTGGTGGCTTGGGTATGTTGATTGAGCAAGCGGCAGCTGGCGAAAAGATATGGTACGGCATCGAAATGGATACCGATCTTATCGAGCGAGAACTGTACCGATAA
- the aroD gene encoding type I 3-dehydroquinate dehydratase: MKPLIIKEIPLGVGAPKTIVPLMSTQQEDLAAQARCAVQAGADCLEWRIDFLDAHVSPSEIVHQAAALTNAYPHNPVLVTFRSKEQGGQGSLSSQDQVALITSLIDEHAADLVDIEIGLGERAVRSLTKAAREQGVASVVSFHDFTATPPSDDIVELIRQMRTWGADIAKVATMARAQSDAFELMRATAVCARADEGPLVAMAMGKEGVITRLAGETFGSALTFCSVSGTSAPGQVELAEARRIINLLHDALAHDELAE; the protein is encoded by the coding sequence ATGAAGCCCTTAATTATCAAAGAGATTCCTCTTGGGGTGGGTGCACCTAAAACAATTGTCCCGCTTATGTCAACCCAGCAAGAAGATCTTGCTGCTCAAGCACGCTGCGCCGTGCAGGCTGGGGCAGATTGCCTTGAATGGCGCATCGATTTTCTCGATGCACACGTTTCTCCCTCTGAAATTGTTCATCAAGCGGCAGCGCTTACAAACGCATATCCCCACAATCCCGTGCTGGTGACCTTCCGATCGAAAGAGCAGGGCGGTCAGGGGAGCCTATCATCACAAGATCAGGTAGCGCTGATCACCTCTCTTATCGATGAGCACGCAGCCGATTTAGTTGATATTGAAATAGGGCTGGGCGAGCGCGCGGTGCGCTCGCTAACGAAGGCTGCACGCGAGCAAGGCGTGGCATCGGTTGTTTCATTTCACGACTTCACGGCAACCCCGCCATCAGACGATATTGTGGAATTAATCAGGCAGATGCGCACATGGGGTGCCGATATCGCAAAGGTTGCAACCATGGCGCGAGCTCAGTCTGATGCGTTTGAGCTAATGCGCGCCACTGCGGTCTGTGCTCGCGCGGACGAAGGGCCGCTTGTGGCAATGGCTATGGGGAAGGAGGGTGTTATCACGCGACTTGCGGGTGAAACATTTGGTTCAGCTTTAACGTTTTGCTCGGTGTCAGGGACATCGGCTCCGGGCCAGGTGGAGCTGGCTGAAGCGCGCAGGATTATCAACCTGCTGCATGATGCACTTGCGCATGACGAGCTTGCTGAATAG
- a CDS encoding alanine/glycine:cation symporter family protein produces the protein MDIIAILNQIDAVVWGPVMICLLLGTHIFLTIRTGFIQRKLPQAIKMSVVEDPDAEGDVSQFGALVTALAGTIGTGSIVGVATAIIAGGPGAIFWMWLTGVFGIATKYAEVYASVKYRVKDSSGEMLGGAMYAWERAFARADGSTPWWARLGAVAFALFAVIATIGTGSAVQSAAMTGIIESSIPGSPDWLIALIIALAVALVIFGGVRSISTVCEKLVPFMAVAYALGCIIVLVYNGSYVGQALSTILDSALTGRAAFGGAVGSGIMVALQFGCARGLFSNESGLGTAPIVAAAAATRNPARQALIAMTGTFWSTVVICAITGLVMVSTLLANPGIIEGGGIKEGAALASAAFATIPYVGTPILVVGMVSFAYSTILGWSYYGNRCVTYLFGRRAIRPYQVLYVAVGFLGALGVGDMVWTISDIGNALMAIPNIIMVLLLSGLIARETKHYVYEDNLNEPDHTEIPTIPTK, from the coding sequence ATGGATATAATAGCTATTCTTAATCAAATTGATGCGGTGGTGTGGGGCCCGGTAATGATCTGCCTGCTCTTGGGCACGCACATCTTTCTTACCATTCGCACGGGCTTCATTCAGCGCAAGCTTCCCCAGGCCATTAAGATGTCGGTGGTGGAAGACCCCGATGCTGAAGGTGATGTTAGCCAGTTTGGCGCCCTTGTTACCGCCCTGGCTGGCACCATTGGCACTGGTTCGATTGTGGGTGTGGCGACAGCTATTATCGCCGGTGGCCCTGGTGCTATCTTTTGGATGTGGCTGACGGGTGTCTTTGGTATTGCGACGAAATACGCTGAGGTTTATGCGTCGGTTAAATACCGCGTGAAAGATTCGAGCGGCGAAATGCTGGGCGGTGCGATGTACGCGTGGGAGCGTGCGTTTGCGCGCGCGGACGGATCAACCCCCTGGTGGGCACGTTTAGGGGCTGTGGCATTCGCCCTCTTTGCCGTTATTGCAACAATCGGAACAGGATCTGCCGTGCAGTCGGCGGCTATGACGGGCATTATTGAGTCAAGTATTCCTGGTTCTCCTGATTGGCTTATCGCGCTTATTATTGCTCTTGCGGTCGCGCTCGTTATTTTTGGCGGGGTGCGCTCTATTTCGACTGTCTGCGAGAAGCTCGTTCCCTTTATGGCCGTGGCGTACGCCCTTGGCTGCATCATCGTTCTGGTTTATAACGGTTCTTATGTGGGGCAAGCACTTTCGACCATCCTTGATTCTGCGCTGACGGGTCGGGCTGCTTTTGGTGGTGCTGTGGGATCAGGCATTATGGTGGCACTTCAATTTGGTTGTGCACGCGGTCTCTTTAGTAACGAGTCTGGTTTGGGTACAGCTCCCATTGTGGCTGCGGCAGCTGCTACAAGAAACCCAGCTCGACAGGCACTTATTGCCATGACGGGCACGTTTTGGTCAACGGTTGTCATCTGTGCTATTACCGGTTTGGTTATGGTGTCAACTCTCCTGGCAAATCCTGGCATTATCGAAGGTGGCGGCATCAAAGAAGGGGCTGCGCTCGCCAGTGCAGCATTCGCGACAATTCCGTACGTTGGTACCCCAATTCTCGTGGTGGGTATGGTCAGTTTTGCCTATTCGACAATTCTTGGTTGGAGTTATTACGGCAATCGGTGTGTTACGTATCTGTTTGGCCGCCGTGCTATTCGTCCCTATCAGGTGCTGTATGTGGCGGTTGGCTTTTTGGGCGCGCTGGGCGTTGGCGATATGGTGTGGACCATTTCTGATATTGGCAATGCGCTCATGGCGATACCGAACATCATTATGGTGTTGCTGCTTTCGGGTCTTATTGCACGCGAGACAAAGCATTACGTATACGAAGACAACTTAAACGAACCCGATCATACCGAGATTCCTACTATTCCAACAAAATAG
- a CDS encoding ECF transporter S component, translated as MSEQYASIHNTNKWETKTLVTLALLCAISVILSFVEFPLIPGIAWLKYDPSCMPAMVAGFAFGPAAGLACGLISALIHGMIMADWVGALMTSIVVAAMVVPSAALYRKNRTLKGAIIGLIVSIICTLIAAIVSNLIIDPLYLGMPFEAVAALVVPALLPFNLAKACLNSVLTVIVYKSISNLITPKKNQVKGRS; from the coding sequence ATGTCTGAGCAGTATGCATCCATCCACAATACTAATAAATGGGAGACGAAAACTCTCGTGACGCTCGCACTTCTTTGTGCCATTAGTGTCATTTTGAGTTTTGTCGAGTTTCCCCTGATCCCTGGTATTGCCTGGTTGAAATACGACCCCTCATGCATGCCAGCTATGGTGGCAGGCTTCGCTTTTGGACCGGCAGCTGGATTAGCTTGTGGCCTGATCAGCGCTCTTATTCATGGGATGATCATGGCAGACTGGGTAGGTGCCCTGATGACCAGTATTGTGGTAGCAGCGATGGTGGTTCCTTCTGCTGCGCTCTATCGGAAAAATCGCACGCTCAAAGGTGCCATTATCGGTTTGATCGTCAGCATTATCTGTACACTCATTGCTGCCATTGTCAGCAATCTAATTATCGACCCGCTCTACCTGGGTATGCCCTTCGAAGCAGTGGCTGCCCTTGTTGTACCCGCTCTGTTGCCTTTCAACCTGGCGAAAGCCTGCTTAAATTCCGTGCTGACCGTTATCGTGTATAAAAGCATCTCGAACCTTATTACTCCTAAGAAAAACCAGGTAAAGGGCCGTTCGTAG